A region of the Esox lucius isolate fEsoLuc1 chromosome 10, fEsoLuc1.pri, whole genome shotgun sequence genome:
acccttatgcgtgaacatggtgttcgttatggacaaactgtgactagcacagaagtccaataactgaacaccgctctggttcagatcaggggggccgttcctcccaatcatgcccctccaggtgtcactgacgttgcccacgtgggcgttgaagtcccccagttgaatgatggagtccccagtcgggactttccagcacccctcccagagactccaagaaggtcgggtactctgcactgccgttcggcccgtaggcacaaacaacagtgagagacctatccccgacctgtaggcgcagggaaatgaccctctcgttcaccggggtaaactccagcacatggcggcagagctggggggctataagcaaacccacaccagaccgccgcctctcaccatgggcatctccagagtggtgaagagtccatccttcaccactctgtgtgtggttccagagcccaagccatgcgtagaggtgatcccgacccTCTAtagtcagaacctctcaacctcacgcacgatctcaggctccttccccgccagcaaggtgacgttccacgtccctagaactagtttccgtgtccagggatcgggttgttgaggcccccgccttcgactgctgcccgatcctctacgcactgaccccttatggtccctcctgcaggtggtgagcccacgggaaagCGGCCCCATGTcactccttcgggctgagcccggccggaccccgtggggaaaggcccggccacctgGCGGGGCCCCGGCtgtgccataccgggcgacgtcacggtcctcaaaatgttttccatcatttTCATATACCATATTTTCCTAATGTCTATTTATGTTAGTTTTCATATACCATGTTTTCCTCATGTCTTTTTGTGTTAGTTTTAATACagcatgttttattcatgtctTTTCATTTTAGGTTTATCAGGGAGAGGAGGCCAGGGTACAGGGTGTGAGCTaagccctgtctgtcttttataAATTAAATCCAGTGGAACTTAACAGCCTAAGGTAAAGGCCCAGAGCTGTGCTTTTGGAGGACAAGAAGCTTAGACAGAGATCCTGATCAAAGACTCTTTCATGACCAGCATGCTGCTGATCTCGCATGTCAGTGTTTGGTAAATTACCTTACTTTGGTCATTTCCACGTGGACCTCAAAACTATGATCATGTCTCAATAATATCTGCCCCCTGTCCAACGTTGTTGTCATATCAGTTTCTGCTTTTCCAAATAATGTGGAATCAGGTCGTCAACAGTCCCAGGGTAGGAGTAGTACCAAAGTTATTCATCGTGATTTAAATGGCTATAAACTGAATGGTTTAAATGGTTCACTAGacactttctctttctgtctggctCACTCTTTAAGCAACATAACAGATGAGGACCAAAACAAGTGTTTTTTCATGATGCATCTTTATTCATAATATCACAATGACTTATTTAATGACTTTATATATGCATATCAACTGATAcacaactaaacaaaacaagGCACAATTTATAGAGTATTTATCCACATCACTGCAGtacagaaacaaagacaacaGGGGATGTACTCATATAACCATCcttacacacaccacaaccatACACTCATATAACCACCCTTATACACTCCAACCATACACTCATATAACCATCCTTATACACACAATCATACACTCATATAACCACCCTTATACACACCATCATACACTCATATAACCACCCTTATACACACAATCATACACTCATATAACCACCCTTATACACACCATCATACACTCATATAACCACACTTATACACACAATCATACACTCATATAACCACCCTTATACACACCATCATACACTCATACAACCATCCTTATACACACAATCATGCACTCATATAACCACCCTTATACACACCATCATACACTCATATAACCATCCTTATACACACAATCATACACTCATATAACCACCCTTATACACACCACAACCTTATACTCATATAACCATTCTATCAGACCAAACACATTCACTCATATAACTATCTATTCACTAATATTTTATATTGGTTAAATATGACCATAAGAGTCAGACACTCTTCTTTGTAGTGGTTGTTGATAGCGATagcaaacaaggcttcattagcgttattttaacagcaggatattatgctggtagcactcagattttctttatcacaataaaagccatcattgaaattcataaggcaatatagttgacagtctagtctgtaaaaaagaacagacaagaagaacATTGGTACAGACATTTGacagaaaatgacagactagataaACAGTTTAGATTGTTTATTGCCttatgatggcttttattttgaaaaagaaaatctgagttaacgctgctagcataatatcctgctgctagaagaacagtaatgaagccttgaatggccgtCACTAGTTGTCAATGCTGCCAACAGCATGTGACTTAACATACACGGGACGTTGTTTCAGTAGCTCAGAAAGAGTGGATTCTGTTTCTGGCAGAAACCAGCCCCATGCAGAGATCAGGAGAAGCGGAGACATTTATTGAACATATGGATGTTCACCATTGTCTACTTTCATTCCTCTCTGTGAAGtgaatattttcacaaaataaCAGTTTTGCAAAAAAAAGTACCAAGATAAAAAAAAGTACCAAGATAATTTAAGATTTTAAATTTGTTGAATCTGGACCCAAATGATGTCCCATTATAAGGGTAGATGACAGATCTGATGGAGTTGTCCCCTGTAGATCCCTAGAAAACTCACTACTAGAAAACTAGAAAACTCAATACTGAAACAAGCAATGGTCTGACAGATAACGCAACAAGTACTCCACAGTTTAACATTGAATAGGGAAAATATACAACATGCATTTCAAACAGTTTAGTTACAATGTGCATTATTGTAACATTCTCTGATTATCCGCTGTATGTTTGCACAAACAttaaccaaaccctaaccctaaccataccctaaccctaaaattaACCATACCCTAACCataccctaacccctaacaTTAACCATACCCTAaccataccctaaccctaaaattaACCATACCCTAaccataccctaaccctaacattaaccataCCCCAACCATACCCTAACCTTAAGGAGAAGTTTGCTCACCCGGATagctcacccggcacagccagaagaggactggtcaccctctgagcctgggtccttcctaaaattcgaccttcttagggagtttttcctagccactgaaatccaacaatactgttgtttgctccttggggtttaaggccgggtgtctctgtaaagcattttgtgacaactgctgttgtaaaaagggctttataaatacatttgattgattgattgattgattggtttgcAAGTATAGCAtttcatttcagtttcaaaaacatttaatgtaaactgacacatttttgtttaatggTATATACCATTTATAACATGGCATTTTTTAATACTGTGATTAGCTAGAAGGGCATTCCAGAGTAtgcattataataataactatgCTCCTTATAATTTTGGGTTATGGAGTTCATTCTGTTTTTGAAGCAAAAGTTACCTAACCACTCAACCactcaataacatttcaataataACAACCTAAGACtggtgttatttttattaatatccGCATTATTTCTACAGTAATTTCAACACATTTCTACTGTAATTTTATCACATCTCTACTGTAACTTCAACACATTTCAGGTGGTAAATGTGTTGCATTTGCCTGGGTATATAAGGAATAATGAACTCAGggctttatttgttttcttagaaaataaatgtaaatatacctTCCATGACTGGGAGTTATTTCCACAGAATGCAGAACAGCTCAGTGATTCCACCTTACATGTAACCAATAATTAGCCCTGTATTAATAATCTCAAAACTGAACCAGAGGcatattttgcatttcattcacACCATCACCATGTAGAGGGTCTACAGGAAGCAGCACACTTACACTGATGTATTGATTTCTTCCTTCAGAAATATCAAACTCTTCTTGTCCAAGTCTAGTGATTAATTGAATCAAGACTCGTGATTGTCCTCCACAATATGTCATTATTCTCCATTTTTTTACACAGCCATTTTTCAACCAGTCCTAACCCGCTCAACCAGTTCTAACCTGCTCAACTAGTCCTAACCCGCTCCATCAGTCCTAAACCGCTCCATCAGTCCTAACCCTCTCCACCTGCCCTGTCCCTCTCCACCAACCCTGTCCCTCTCCACCtgccctgtccctctcctccaaccctgtccctctccacctgccctgtccctctcctccaacCCTGTCCCTCTCCACCAGCCCTGTCCCTCTACACCTGCCCTAACTTTGTTCAAGTCATTCTGTTTTTGGTCCCTGTTGTGGTTTTCAAATCTTACAACTACACATTCAGTAAAATAACAGCATATAATAAAATAGTCCCAGTAACCTATGTTGTAAGTAGTAATATTGGTCAGTGTACTTAATAAGGTAGCTTAATTTCCCTGAGCTGAGTCTCTATTGGGCATGGAGTGAGGCTGTACCAAACCCAGGGTAAAGACTCTCTACTGGGCATGGAGTGAGGCTGTACCAAACCGCAGTCCAAGACATGATAAGAAAGTGTTCTACTCCAATGTAGTCTGGTTCATGAACAAATCCTGTAAGCCACACGTAGAATCCACAGCAAAGGGTCAATAACTTGAGAAATTCTATGCAACTCCAGGTTTATCGCATATAGGAAGACACTCAAACACGCTCCTCAGACTGTAGCAGCAAAGGATCTCCTTGAAGGTCTTCCTCATCTCTTGACTTCTAAAAGCGTAGATTAGAGGGTCGATGATGGAGTTACACATGATGAGAATGAGGTACATGTTGAAGTGggacatgaaacacacacagtagagGTTGGTGGGGCAGGAGATCATCAggatgaggtggaggaagaaAGGCGCCCAGCAGACGACAAAGATCCCCAGGAGGATGGTGAGCGTGACGGCCCCCTTCATGCTGGCCCGCTGGTGTATGGAATTGTATCCTGGCAGGGCGGCGATACGTTTGACATGGGACCTCGCCAGCATGAACATGTGGCTGTACAGTGATGCCATGAGCACCAGCATGGTGAAGAACATGGATACCAGGCAGATGATGACCGGGTTGTTGTCAGAGTACATGATGAAGACGATGCCACATCCTGTACAGAAGGTCCAGATGGCTCCAATAATGAGTGCTGCCCTTCTATGTGTCATGATGCTGTGGTATCGCAGAGCATAGAAGATGGTCACGTAACGGTCCACTGCGATGGCCAGCAGGGAGCACATCGATGCCACCACGGATATGCAAATGAAGGAGTCAAACACGTTGTCCATCTGTCGGAGATAATGGTCGTCCACCACAAGCTGCCGGTTTGTCAACAGGTAGATGACGATGGTCTCCCAGGCGTTTGAGACACTGACCAGCATGTCGGCTACAGCCAGGGAACAGACAAAGAAGTACATGGGGGAGTGGAGGTTCTTGTTTTTGATGATGGCGCAGATGACCAGGATGTTCTCCAACAGACTGATAATTCCGaggatcagaaagatttctgtggCGATGTTAAGCTGCTCACAGGCTTTGGCCTtggtgagagatggaggggaatCAATGGGGCTGGAATTGTAGTACTTCTGGCTGGAGTTGGAGATCTGAGCCCAGAGTGGGAGGGTTATGGTGGCCATCTCCTCTGTGGTGTTTCTCATCATTACAGGCCCTGGTTTtacctgctctctctctcttcaactCACTGGCTAGTGGTCAGGGTAAAAATTTTCCTataggagagaagagaagaggggtTTAGCATGAGAGAAAAGTTTTTGGTAAGTGGATAAAACTGTTTAATTTAACTTTCAATTAAATCTGTGTCCATCTAAATGCTTTCATGGAATAACTATAGAAGGATAGAGGATAGAGGATGTGGTTTGTATGGATCTGAATTgtgtccctccaaaatggacTGACAATTATGCAAAATtccttaaataataaaaaactggTTTGCACTATGTAACGGCCACCCCTGCCATCCCCTCTGTCTACCGTTCATCCTCCCCGGAGTACTAGTTATGTTTCGTTGTTATTGCTCTTATTACATTCAGTCCTGTCCTGTGTTATAGTCAAGCTACAAGTCCTCTACCTATCTCTGTGCTATCAGCACCAGAGCACTGTGAACAGGTGTTTCCAGTTGCCTTGTTAGTATGGTATTTAGCCAGTGTTGTTCAAGGACtgtttgtggattattgtttcatGTGCCGTTTCTAAGCTTGACGAGTCTTTGTTTTGgactattttccattaaattattgttgattGCACTTGCCTCTGCTTCCTACCTAAGAAACGTTACAGAATAATCCACCCATATGGAGGCAGCTCAACAAGAGGATTTTTCTGGGGCTCttgaagaaagagacagggtgTTGCGTCAACACCACGACAAGCTGGCTAACCTAGAGGTAGCCATGGATGAGGTTTTGCATAGGCTACGACGCATGGACACTACCGGTGCTACCGGCTcactcagttctccttcccaGTCTCCTGTCGTTGTGCCTACTGGTAGTCACAGCGGAGCCGACCTGGCCCTACCCGAACGATATGATGGGCACCCTGAGCGTTGTAGGAGCTTCCTCCTACAATGCGATCTGTACTTTACGCACCGCGCCAGCTCCCGTCTCTCAGATAGAGCCAGGGTTTCTACTGTAGTCTCAGTGTTGACAGGCAAGGCTCTAGAGTGGGCTACCGCTCTATGGGAAGGTGAAGGACCCGCACTCGACAACTATCGGGACTTTGTGGAGCTCTTCAAGGCGGTTTTCGATCATCCAGCGGTGGGCAGAGAGCGAGGCGACCGTCTCCTTCATATTCGTCAGGGAAGCAGGATGGCGGCGGAATATGCACTAGAGTTCCGCACTCTATCATCAGCCAGCGGCTGGAACGACACCGCCCGGCTTTCGCTGTTCCGAGACGGACTACGAGACGAGGTTAAAGTGGAGTTAGCGTGTAGGGACGACGAGGCCACTCTGGACCAGCTTATCGCAATGGCCACCCGTTTGGATCGTCTGTTACGTGCTCGTCGGAAACCTGCAGGCCGCACTCCTCTAACCCCAGTCACCCCCCCCTTCGACGAGCCCATGGAGATGGACTCAACCCGCCTGTCaccaggagagaggagacgcCGCCTGACTATGGGTCTGTGCCTTTACTGCGGGGAAAGCGGACACCTGGTCTCTCAATGCCATCATCTACGCGGTCCTCAGCGCTCTCAGAAGGCTTCTCCTTCCTCGCCCCCAAAGGTAGGACTCACTCTCTCTGGTCTCACGTTATCCAAAAACGTCCTTACCTTTAACGTTGCCCTGATTGACTACCCCGCCTTGAGTCCTATAGCGGCCTTAATAGATTCGGGGGCAGCAGGGAATTTTATTGATGAAGGCCTGGTGCGCTCGTGGAGCATGCCAGTGGAAGCTTTGTCTGTCCCTATCCCGGTATTGGCTGTGGATGGTAGGCCCATCTGCAGCGGTAAGATCACAGAGCGCACCACACCATTGACTATTAGACTGGGTGACCATCACACAGAATGGCTCAGGTTGTATATTATTCCATCTCCTACCCATCCTGTTGTGCTGGGTATGCCCTGGTTGGTGAAACATAACCCCACCATCTCCTGGCAAGATAGATGTGTGTCGCAATGGTCACCCGCCTGTGCTTCTAGATGCCTTTCTGTGCCCATGTCTATACAGTCCACTTCCATTGAGAGTCCTGATGAAGCGGTGGTCTTATCGGAAGTTGTACCACCGGAATACACTGACCTGCAGGAGGTGTTCAGTAAGAAGAAGGCCTCACATCTGCCTCCGCACTGCACCTGGGACTGTGCCATTGACCTCCTCCAGGACGCAGAGTATCCACGGAGCCATGTCTACCCCCTTTCCATAGCAGAAACCGAGGTCATGGAAAAGTATGTAGCCGAATCCCTAGCACAGGGCTACATAAGGCCCTCCACCTCACCAGTCTCTTCCAGCTTTTTCTTCGtcaagaagaaggatggggggcTCCGTCCTTGTGTAGATTACCGCGCTCTTAACAACATCACGGTAAAGTACAAATATCCGTTACCTCTCATACAATCTTCCATCGAAAGATTACACGGTGCCAAGTACTTCACTAAGCTAGATCTACGCAGTGCGTACAATCTGATCAGGATCAGAAAgggggatgagtggaaaacagccttcAGCACCACTTCGGGTCATTATGAATACATGGTGATGCCCTATGGTCTGTCGAATGCTCCCTCTGTGTTCCAAGCTTTTGTCAACGACATATTCAGGGATTTACTCTGCTCATGTGTTCTAGTGTACATCGATGATATACTCATCTACTCACCCTCATATGACTCCCACGTGCAGCAAGTACGAGAGGTGCTGAAACGGCTGTTGCGCCATCATCTGTATGTGAAAGCGGAGAAGTGCCTCTTCCACGAAACGTCTGTGGCCTTTCTGGGCTACCAACTGACAGACACCGGGCTGGACATGGCTGTTGACAAAACGGAGGCGGTAAGAACCTGGCCGGTACCCACTACTATAAAAGGGTTACACCGATTTCTGGGTTTTGCTAATTACTACCGGCGCTTCATCAGAGCATTCAGCACGGTGGCTAATCCTCTCACCAGTCTGTTAAAGGGGAACTCGCCGCGCTTGAAGTGGAATGACAGGGCAAGGGCGGCCTTCACCGCTCTGAAGGATCGCTTTGCCACTGCCCCGATACTCAAACACCCGGACCCAGATCTTCCTTTCATCGTGGAGGCGGATGCCTCCGAAGTAGGACTCGGGGCCGTCCTCTCACAGAGACAAGGCACGCCACCCAAGTTGTTCCCTTGTGCCTTCTATTCCAGGAAACTCAACCAAGCGGAACAAAACTATGATGTGGGAGACAGAGAATTGCTAGCGATCGTGGATGCACTCAAACACTGGAGGCACTGGCTGGAAGGGGCCCGATGTCCGTTCCAGGTGTGGACAGATCATCGCAACCAGGCCTATCTGAAGGAGGCCCGGCGGTTGAATCCCAGACAGGCTAGATGGGCTCTTTTCTTAACCCGCTTCGATTTCACAGTCACATACCGACCAGGCACAAAAAATGGGAAGGCTGATGCGCTGTCGCGCATGCACGACGGAGAGGAGAGGCACGTTGTGGAGACGCCAGTGATACCCCCCTCGCGCATCGTCGCACCCATCCAGTGGGAGGTGGATACGGAAATACAACAGGAACAGGTGAGACACCCCCCACCTCCTAACTGCCCTCCGGGGCGTCTCTATGTTCCAGAGACCTACAGAGATCAGCTTTTGGTCTGGGCACACACGTCTCCTGCCACAGGCCACCCAGGCATTACGCGCACCTTGGGCACACTACAGGCAAAATATTGGTGGCCCCAGATGCCCCAGGACGTCCGCCAGTACGTCTcttcctgttcggtgtgcgcccaAAGCACTACACCAAGACACCTACCCTACGGTAAGCTGCAGCCCTTACCTATCCCACAGAGACCCTGGTCCCACCTGTCTGTGGACTTCATTACTGACCTCCCCGTATCTAAGGGTTCGACAGTCATCCTGGTAATTGTAGACCACTTCTCTAAGGCCTGTAGACTGGTTCCGTTTCCTAAATTGCCCACAGCCATGCAAACAGCGGAAGCATTGTTCACATATGTGTTCCGTATCTACGGATTGCCCAAAGAGATTGTGACAGACAGAGGTCCTCAATTTACGTCACGTGTTTGGAAATCTTTCATGGGAAAACTGGGGGTAGCCGTCAATCTAACATCTGGTTATCACCCACAGTCAAACGGCCAATCGGAACGGACCA
Encoded here:
- the LOC105030540 gene encoding melanocortin receptor 5; this translates as MMRNTTEEMATITLPLWAQISNSSQKYYNSSPIDSPPSLTKAKACEQLNIATEIFLILGIISLLENILVICAIIKNKNLHSPMYFFVCSLAVADMLVSVSNAWETIVIYLLTNRQLVVDDHYLRQMDNVFDSFICISVVASMCSLLAIAVDRYVTIFYALRYHSIMTHRRAALIIGAIWTFCTGCGIVFIMYSDNNPVIICLVSMFFTMLVLMASLYSHMFMLARSHVKRIAALPGYNSIHQRASMKGAVTLTILLGIFVVCWAPFFLHLILMISCPTNLYCVCFMSHFNMYLILIMCNSIIDPLIYAFRSQEMRKTFKEILCCYSLRSVFECLPICDKPGVA